Proteins encoded within one genomic window of Mya arenaria isolate MELC-2E11 chromosome 13, ASM2691426v1:
- the LOC128214203 gene encoding uncharacterized protein LOC128214203 — MPGENLICVWQTLFAKGLHNKSGDIPKQSIKEIVSELADLESVHYSERAFQEVFESVDVITFSSFKRYVDSHLREKGYPLHVVSGEIESKCWELCQRYYKTTLNKEDTRKLWLISNRLIDENSYPPVIRQREVNWFMEKMFTTIGKMWQCGEVFKTEGATFQNLVSIIEDTVLHETSQDKMQKSMITLYTSIVTEVMKSGWVYKRTRKQANWTTWVHRWCILTPNKIAYFKEENASSKSAETKGELLITRHTKLLALNDYNGLIHKLKGRFMVSNEPVIDMEIAVGSAEEKVSWLSALDESIKCCREKTTPIQKLLNERRSLGVKQEHDQIQKGDKAPSSTPKIIISGESGKHVQTDDGEDKKEMSENLIYANAEKLKAVFMKMDKDGNGLIDIEEFAAFLQSIGLQLSKQETNMIYKSVDKDGNGRISFDEFQLYFSKHVMDETCSAECVNAMRTAFMEADRDGSGTLSFREFTEYIWDKKRSIRMSKVMKVFSEATKSGSEEVSFTDFQQVVQKEAANLMMPIIQEAINEGETSDVFRDQLKHAYDDTEAKELASYIRGRWNKFATFRRAGVTGSVVMKGGHGMVADFLPGEYSLVDLACFSDLPPLVPKHTVIKGVKWVSSSVPGKSGKAIFPEDFDGKIETDLATNELLRYYGCSFADTQQEKVSLLYRHGIQDFTYENGYLEKYVTTANGGAGIEKHEFSHLDCPLIANSGTFVLGKFTDDDEMHITGFKIPVRHTLYIPGGTLHSNDYLSGTWRTMLSDETDIDHVHLTRALSTENDGKYDQFQFQFV, encoded by the coding sequence ATGCCTGGTGAAAACTTGATTTGTGTGTGGCAAACTTTGTTTGCAAAGGGTCTTCATAACAAGAGCGGAGACATACCAAAGCAATCCATCAAAGAAATAGTTTCAGAACTTGCAGATCTGGAGTCTGTTCATTATTCTGAAAGAGCATTCCAAGAGGTTTTTGAAAGTGTCGATGTCATCACTTTCTCATCTTTCAAGCGCTACGTTGATAGCCATCTAAGGGAAAAGGGATATCCGCTCCATGTTGTTTCCGGTGAAATAGAAAGTAAATGTTGGGAGCTTTGCCAGCGATACTACAAAACTACTCTCAACAAAGAAGACACTCGAAAACTTTGGCTGATATCAAACCGTCTGATAGACGAAAATTCATATCCACCAGTCATCCGTCAGAGGGAGGTGAACTGGTTCATGGAAAAAATGTTCACAACCATTGGAAAGATGTGGCAATGCGGTGAAGTCTTCAAAACAGAAGGAGCTACATTTCAAAATCTCGTTAGCATAATCGAAGACACAGTTTTACATGAGACATCCCAGGACAAAATGCAGAAGAGCATGATTACTCTGTACACTAGTATTGTCACAGAAGTAATGAAGTCCGGGTGGGTCTACAAACGTACCAGGAAGCAGGCCAACTGGACCACCTGGGTTCACAGATGGTGCATCCTTACACCAAATAAAATTGCTTACTTCAAGGAGGAAAATGCTTCATCAAAGTCAGCTGAAACAAAAGGAGAACTCTTGATAACAAGGCACACAAAATTACTCGCTCTGAATGACTACAATGGTCTGATTCACAAACTGAAGGGTCGATTCATGGTATCAAATGAACCTGTCATTGATATGGAAATAGCTGTTGGTAGTGCTGAAGAAAAGGTGTCGTGGCTGTCGGCCCTTGATGAATCCATTAAGTGCTGTAGAGAAAAAACGACACCTATTCAAAAGCTATTAAACGAGCGACGGAGTCTTGGGGTGAAACAAGAGCACGACCAGATCCAGAAAGGGGATAAAGCCCCATCTTCAACGCCAAAAATTATAATTTCAGGCGAAAGTggaaaacatgttcaaaccgATGACGGCGAAGACAAAAAGGAGATGTCAGAAAACCTTATTTATGCAAACGCGGAAAAATTGAAAGCCGTTTTCATGAAAATGGACAAAGACGGGAATGGACTGATCGACATCGAGGAGTTTGCAGCGTTTCTTCAAAGTATTGGCCTTCAATTgtcaaaacaagaaacaaatatgatttataaaagTGTCGACAAAGACGGCAATGGACGTATATCGTTCGACGAGTTCCAGTTATATTTTTCCAAACACGTCATGGATGAAACCTGCTCTGCAGAGTGCGTAAACGCCATGAGAACGGCTTTCATGGAAGCAGATAGAGATGGCTCGGGAACTCTTAGTTTCCGAGAATTCACAGAGTACATATGGGACAAAAAAAGATCAATCAGAATGTCGAAAGTTATGAAGGTGTTTTCCGAAGCAACCAAATCCGGTTCAGAAGAAGTGTCATTCACGGATTTTCAGCAAGTCGTACAAAAAGAAGCAGCTAACCTCATGATGCCAATAATACAAGAAGCAATAAACGAAGGTGAAACATCAGATGTTTTTCGAGATCAGCTGAAACACGCTTACGACGATACGGAAGCAAAGGAATTAGCTTCTTACATTCGAGGTAGATGGAACAAATTTGCAACGTTTCGACGTGCAGGGGTTACTGGTTCTGTAGTCATGAAAGGTGGACATGGAATGGTGGCAGATTTTCTTCCAGGAGAATACAGTCTGGTAGATCTAGCATGTTTCAGCGACCTCCCGCCACTGGTTCCAAAACACACCGTTATTAAAGGAGTGAAATGGGTTTCTAGCTCAGTTCCTGGAAAGTCTGGAAAAGCGATTTTTCCAGAGGATTTTGATGGAAAGATTGAGACGGATCTTGCGACAAATGAACTTCTCCGGTACTACGGCTGTAGTTTCGCTGATACACAACAAGAAAAGGTTTCCCTATTATATCGACATGGTATCCAGGATTTTACATACGAAAACGGATATCTGGAGAAGTACGTTACAACTGCAAATGGTGGCGCAGGAATTGAAAAACACGAGTTTTCACATCTGGATTGTCCTTTGATTGCAAATTCAGGAACATTCGTACTTGGGAAGTTCACAGATGACGATGAGATGCATATCACTGGATTCAAAATCCCAGTGAGGCACACTCTGTATATACCAGGTGGAACCCTCCACTCCAACGACTATTTGTCAGGGACGTGGAGGACGATGTTGTCCGACGAAACGGATATTGATCATGTGCATCTTACAAGAGCCCTTAGCACCGAAAATGACGGGAAATACGATCAGTTCCAGTTTCAGttcgtttaa